A genomic segment from Sphingomonas astaxanthinifaciens DSM 22298 encodes:
- a CDS encoding thiamine pyrophosphate-binding protein: MTTTSLRTGGRILVDQLRRQGCDRLFTVPGESFLAVLDALHDTPEIETIVCRQEGGVAYMAEADGKMTGRPGVAFVTRGPGATNASAGVHVAFQDSTPMILFVGDLDRRDKDREGFQEIDFPAFFGPIAKWAARIDDARRIPEYVARAWRVATVGRPGPVVLALPEDMLRDEVEALDRPPVPPLVEHPDPAAIATLYELLKDAAAPLAIVGGADWSPCAAHHFAAWASRIGLPTAAAFRRQDAIPNDCPVYAGNLGYGPNPKLLSRVRDADLLLVVGARLGESTTEGYTLVTPDHPGQTIVHVHPDPNELGRVYHADLPICADMGEFAQALDSWEDPDLLPFGAGREAHADYLEWTTPAPREGVTLDLGPCVALLRDKLPKDTIICNGAGNFSGWFHRYWRYAAMPTQLAPTSGTMGYGLPAAVAAAIRFKDRQVLCVAGDGDFLMNGQELATAAQYGADLLVIVVDNGSYGTIRMHQERDYPERLSATTLVNPDFAALARAFGGWAATVETTEEFGPAIDEALGRKGIRLLHCKTDVEVITNQTTISALRAKAKG; this comes from the coding sequence ATGACCACAACTTCCTTGCGCACCGGCGGCCGGATCCTCGTCGACCAGCTTCGCCGCCAGGGCTGCGACCGCCTCTTCACCGTGCCCGGCGAAAGCTTCCTCGCCGTCCTCGATGCGCTCCACGACACGCCCGAGATCGAGACAATCGTCTGCCGCCAGGAGGGCGGTGTCGCCTATATGGCCGAGGCTGATGGCAAGATGACCGGCCGCCCCGGAGTCGCTTTCGTGACCCGCGGCCCCGGCGCGACCAATGCCTCGGCCGGCGTCCACGTCGCCTTCCAGGATTCCACCCCGATGATCCTGTTCGTCGGCGACCTCGACCGCCGCGACAAGGACCGCGAGGGCTTCCAGGAGATCGACTTCCCGGCCTTCTTCGGCCCCATCGCCAAATGGGCCGCGCGGATCGACGATGCGCGCCGTATCCCCGAATATGTCGCCCGCGCCTGGCGAGTCGCCACGGTCGGCCGCCCGGGCCCCGTGGTCCTCGCGCTCCCCGAGGACATGTTGCGGGACGAGGTCGAGGCGCTCGACCGCCCGCCGGTGCCGCCGCTGGTCGAGCACCCCGACCCCGCCGCCATCGCCACCCTCTACGAGCTGCTCAAGGACGCCGCCGCTCCCCTCGCCATCGTCGGCGGGGCCGACTGGAGCCCGTGCGCCGCGCATCATTTCGCCGCCTGGGCGAGCCGCATCGGCCTGCCCACCGCCGCCGCCTTCCGCCGCCAGGACGCGATTCCCAACGATTGCCCGGTCTATGCCGGCAACCTCGGCTACGGCCCCAACCCCAAGCTCCTCAGCCGCGTCCGCGACGCCGACCTGCTGCTGGTCGTCGGCGCCCGTCTCGGCGAATCCACCACCGAGGGCTATACCCTCGTCACCCCCGACCATCCGGGCCAGACGATCGTCCACGTCCACCCCGACCCCAACGAGCTCGGCCGCGTCTATCATGCCGACCTCCCCATCTGCGCCGACATGGGCGAGTTCGCGCAGGCGCTCGACAGCTGGGAGGATCCCGACCTCCTCCCCTTCGGCGCCGGCCGCGAAGCCCATGCCGATTATCTCGAATGGACCACGCCGGCCCCGCGCGAGGGCGTGACGCTCGACCTCGGCCCCTGCGTCGCCCTCCTCCGCGACAAGCTGCCGAAGGACACCATCATCTGTAACGGCGCGGGCAATTTCTCGGGCTGGTTCCATCGCTACTGGCGCTACGCCGCCATGCCGACCCAGCTCGCCCCGACCAGCGGCACCATGGGCTATGGCCTCCCCGCCGCGGTCGCCGCCGCGATCCGCTTCAAGGACCGGCAGGTGCTGTGCGTCGCGGGCGACGGCGACTTCCTGATGAACGGGCAGGAGCTCGCCACCGCCGCCCAATATGGCGCCGACCTTCTCGTCATCGTCGTCGACAACGGCAGCTACGGCACCATCCGCATGCACCAGGAGCGCGACTATCCCGAGCGGCTGTCGGCGACGACTTTAGTCAATCCCGACTTCGCCGCCCTCGCCCGCGCCTTCGGCGGCTGGGCCGCGACGGTCGAGACCACCGAGGAGTTCGGCCCCGCCATCGACGAAGCGCTCGGCAGGAAGGGCATCCGCCTCCTCCACTGCAAGACCGACGTCGAGGTCATCACCAACCAGACGACGATCAGCGCGCTGCGGGCCAAGGCGAAGGGCTGA
- the aroQ gene encoding type II 3-dehydroquinate dehydratase, whose amino-acid sequence MRKVLVLNGPNLNRLGTRETEVYGSDTLDDIAAMLHERAGPLEVELDVRQSNHEGHLIDWLHEAADTGVHAVLLNAGGLTHTSVALRDAISAIAVPVIEVHLSNPAARESFRRRSLISGVCKGIISGFGAHGYALALDAAARL is encoded by the coding sequence ATGCGCAAGGTTCTTGTTCTGAACGGCCCCAACCTCAACCGGCTCGGCACCCGCGAGACCGAGGTCTACGGGTCCGACACGCTCGACGACATCGCCGCCATGCTCCACGAGCGGGCGGGGCCGCTCGAAGTCGAGCTCGACGTCCGCCAGTCGAATCACGAGGGCCACCTCATCGACTGGCTGCACGAGGCGGCCGACACCGGCGTCCACGCCGTGCTCCTCAACGCGGGCGGCCTCACCCACACCTCGGTCGCGCTGCGCGACGCCATTTCGGCGATTGCCGTGCCGGTGATCGAGGTCCACCTCTCCAACCCCGCGGCCCGCGAATCCTTCCGGCGCCGGAGCCTGATCTCGGGCGTTTGCAAGGGGATCATCAGTGGCTTCGGCGCGCATGGCTATGCGCTTGCGCTGGACGCCGCCGCCCGGCTCTGA
- the accB gene encoding acetyl-CoA carboxylase biotin carboxyl carrier protein, protein MSDEHKQMRIDAGLVRELAELLSANELSEIEVEDGDRKIKVKRELTVAQAPAQHFVAAAPAAAAPAAAAPVADSAPQAPAVSGEAVRSPMVGTCYLAAEPGSPPFVSVGDTVKVGDTLLIVEAMKVMNPIVATKGGKVTQILVANAQPVEFDQPLVVID, encoded by the coding sequence ATGTCCGACGAACACAAGCAGATGCGGATCGACGCCGGCCTCGTGCGCGAGCTTGCCGAGCTGCTGAGCGCCAATGAGCTGAGCGAGATCGAAGTCGAGGACGGCGACCGCAAGATCAAGGTCAAGCGCGAGCTGACCGTGGCCCAGGCGCCCGCGCAGCATTTCGTCGCGGCCGCCCCGGCCGCCGCCGCGCCCGCCGCCGCCGCTCCGGTCGCCGACAGCGCACCCCAGGCGCCCGCCGTCAGCGGCGAGGCCGTGCGCTCGCCGATGGTCGGCACCTGCTACCTCGCCGCCGAGCCCGGCTCGCCGCCGTTCGTGTCGGTCGGCGACACGGTGAAGGTCGGCGACACCCTCCTCATCGTCGAGGCGATGAAGGTGATGAACCCGATTGTCGCGACCAAGGGCGGCAAGGTCACGCAGATCCTCGTCGCCAACGCCCAGCCCGTCGAGTTCGACCAGCCCCTGGTGGTCATCGACTAG
- the accC gene encoding acetyl-CoA carboxylase biotin carboxylase subunit yields the protein MGKINKLLIANRGEIALRILRAAKELGIKTVAVHSTADADAMHVRLADEAVCIGPPAARDSYLNIPNIISAAEIVHADAIHPGYGFLSENAQFAEIVELHNIIWVGPKPEHIRIMGDKVEAKRTAAALGLPLVPGSPGPLDSVEEAKKIADEIGYPVLIKAASGGGGRGMKVVPEPDQLETLMAQASSEANAAFGDPTVYMEKYLGDPRHIEFQVFGDGDGQAVHLGERDCSIQRRHQKVIEEAPSPVISAEQRAQMGERVRKAMADMGYRGAGTIEFLYEDGEFYFIEMNTRLQVEHPVTEMITGLDLVAEQLRIAEGRGLSVTQDEVRLSGHSIECRINAEDPETFAPSPGLVKNFVAPGGLQTRVDSGLYSGYKVPPYYDSMIGKLIVWGEDRPQAIARLRRALEEFVVDGPKTNIPLHQRILAEPAFAAGDYTIKWLERWLEEQRDS from the coding sequence GTGGGCAAGATCAACAAGCTGCTAATCGCCAACCGCGGCGAGATCGCGCTGCGCATCCTGCGCGCGGCCAAGGAACTGGGTATCAAGACCGTCGCGGTCCACTCGACCGCCGACGCCGACGCGATGCACGTGCGTCTCGCCGACGAGGCGGTGTGCATCGGCCCGCCCGCCGCGCGCGACAGCTACCTCAACATCCCCAACATCATCTCGGCCGCCGAGATCGTCCACGCCGATGCCATCCACCCGGGCTACGGCTTCCTCTCGGAGAACGCCCAGTTCGCCGAGATCGTCGAACTCCACAACATCATCTGGGTCGGCCCCAAGCCCGAGCACATCCGGATCATGGGCGACAAGGTCGAGGCCAAGCGCACCGCCGCCGCGCTCGGCCTGCCGCTTGTTCCCGGTTCGCCCGGGCCCCTCGACAGCGTCGAGGAAGCGAAGAAGATCGCCGACGAGATCGGCTATCCGGTCCTGATCAAGGCCGCCTCGGGCGGCGGCGGACGCGGCATGAAGGTCGTCCCCGAGCCCGACCAGCTCGAGACCCTGATGGCGCAGGCGTCGTCGGAGGCGAACGCCGCCTTCGGTGACCCCACCGTCTACATGGAAAAATATCTCGGCGATCCCCGGCATATCGAGTTCCAGGTGTTCGGCGACGGCGACGGCCAGGCGGTCCACCTCGGCGAGCGCGACTGCTCGATCCAGCGCCGCCACCAGAAGGTCATCGAGGAAGCTCCCTCGCCGGTCATCTCGGCCGAGCAGCGCGCGCAGATGGGCGAGCGGGTCCGCAAGGCGATGGCCGACATGGGCTATCGCGGCGCCGGCACGATCGAGTTCCTCTACGAGGACGGCGAATTCTACTTCATCGAGATGAACACCCGGCTCCAGGTCGAGCATCCGGTGACCGAGATGATCACCGGCCTCGACCTCGTCGCCGAGCAGCTCCGCATCGCGGAAGGGCGCGGGCTGAGCGTCACCCAGGACGAGGTCCGGCTGTCGGGCCACTCGATCGAGTGCCGGATCAACGCCGAGGATCCCGAGACCTTCGCCCCCTCGCCGGGGCTGGTGAAGAATTTCGTCGCCCCCGGCGGGCTCCAGACCCGCGTCGATAGCGGGCTCTATTCGGGCTACAAGGTGCCGCCTTACTACGACAGCATGATCGGCAAACTGATCGTCTGGGGCGAGGACCGGCCGCAAGCCATCGCCCGCCTCCGCCGCGCGCTCGAGGAATTCGTGGTCGATGGCCCGAAGACCAACATCCCGCTCCACCAGCGCATCCTCGCCGAACCGGCCTTCGCCGCCGGCGACTATACGATCAAGTGGCTGGAGCGCTGGCTGGAAGAGCAGCGCGACTCCTGA
- the aat gene encoding leucyl/phenylalanyl-tRNA--protein transferase — protein MSARLDLNLLLRGYASGVFPMADSRDSDELFWVEPRTRAIIPLDRFHVSRSLAKRLRSGRFTVTADRDFAGVLLGCADREETWINRPIEQAMIGLFERGQAHSVEVWEEDRLVGGVYGVALGRAFFGESMFSRATDASKVALAFLVARLRAGHFTLLDCQFMTSHLASLGAVDVPRASYVGLLGDALGSASVPPEPDWRSLDGLLSSLKEPASSAAAGKFISQLLGQTS, from the coding sequence ATGAGCGCCCGGCTCGACCTCAACCTGCTGCTGCGTGGCTATGCCTCGGGGGTCTTCCCCATGGCCGACAGCCGCGACAGCGACGAGCTCTTCTGGGTCGAGCCCCGCACCCGCGCGATCATCCCGCTCGACCGCTTCCACGTCTCGCGGAGCCTCGCCAAGCGCCTCCGCTCGGGTCGCTTCACCGTCACTGCCGACCGCGATTTCGCCGGGGTGCTGCTCGGCTGCGCGGACCGCGAGGAGACGTGGATCAACCGCCCGATCGAGCAGGCGATGATCGGCCTGTTCGAGCGCGGCCAGGCCCATTCGGTCGAGGTGTGGGAAGAAGATCGCCTCGTCGGCGGGGTCTATGGCGTCGCCTTGGGTCGCGCCTTCTTCGGCGAGAGCATGTTCAGCCGCGCCACCGACGCCAGCAAGGTCGCGCTCGCCTTCCTCGTCGCGCGGCTGCGCGCCGGCCACTTCACCCTGCTCGACTGCCAGTTCATGACCAGCCACCTCGCCAGCCTCGGCGCGGTGGACGTGCCCCGCGCGTCCTACGTCGGGTTGCTGGGCGACGCGCTCGGCTCGGCCTCGGTCCCGCCCGAGCCCGACTGGCGCTCGCTCGACGGGCTGCTGTCGTCGCTCAAGGAGCCGGCTTCCTCGGCGGCCGCCGGGAAGTTCATCTCGCAGCTCCTGGGCCAGACGTCATAG
- a CDS encoding NADH:ubiquinone oxidoreductase subunit NDUFA12, with product MGLLANIFTWWNGAGMTTRRFTKRHGREVGRDELGNLYYQHKDDPRRRWVIYNGPNDASRAPPQWQSWLRGQIDDVPEKSLPPRRSFEKPAMPNLSGTGETYRPAGSLSRGGKRAAATGDYQAWTPE from the coding sequence ATGGGTTTACTGGCGAACATCTTCACCTGGTGGAACGGCGCGGGCATGACCACCCGGCGCTTCACCAAGCGGCACGGCCGCGAGGTCGGGCGCGACGAGCTGGGCAATCTTTATTACCAGCACAAGGACGATCCGCGCCGGCGCTGGGTGATCTACAACGGTCCCAACGACGCCAGCCGCGCCCCGCCGCAGTGGCAGAGCTGGCTGCGCGGGCAGATCGACGACGTGCCCGAGAAGTCGCTTCCGCCGCGCCGCTCGTTCGAGAAGCCGGCGATGCCCAACCTGTCGGGGACCGGCGAAACCTACCGGCCGGCGGGCTCGCTCTCGCGTGGCGGCAAGCGCGCTGCGGCGACCGGCGACTACCAGGCCTGGACTCCCGAATAA
- a CDS encoding DUF192 domain-containing protein, which yields MAACTSNQSDSAPLEKSAAGLAQVPLTIRTAGGQVHKFTVEVAASPAEQEQGLMNRQSLAPDRGMIFPYEPPKAASFWMKNTLIPLDMIFVRADGTISSIAENTVPLSLEPVASLEPVGAVLEIAGGRSAELGIKVGDKVEWVHSK from the coding sequence ATGGCGGCATGCACCTCGAACCAGAGCGACAGCGCGCCGCTCGAGAAATCGGCCGCGGGACTGGCGCAGGTCCCGCTTACCATCCGCACCGCCGGCGGGCAGGTTCACAAATTCACCGTCGAGGTCGCGGCCAGTCCGGCCGAGCAGGAGCAGGGACTGATGAACCGCCAGAGCCTCGCCCCCGACCGAGGCATGATCTTTCCCTACGAGCCCCCCAAGGCGGCGAGCTTCTGGATGAAGAACACGCTGATCCCGCTCGACATGATCTTCGTCCGCGCCGACGGGACGATCAGCAGCATCGCCGAGAATACGGTGCCCTTGAGCCTCGAGCCGGTCGCCAGCCTCGAACCGGTCGGCGCGGTGCTCGAGATCGCCGGGGGCCGCAGCGCCGAACTGGGGATCAAGGTCGGCGACAAGGTCGAGTGGGTCCATTCGAAGTGA